The Haladaptatus cibarius D43 genome window below encodes:
- a CDS encoding AAA domain-containing protein, protein MNIRGTVAEPGEVRTVTTRYGERELAEILVKPDDDAPKTVTLWGKWTESAELLEEGMELLVTDAEESEFDGEATYATSKESYVVVEPGFLVNVTDVRSWVQCPRMYYLNKLSGIPLNYPVIKGTIVHEVFGDLLRGRELDDSIDERVEEAGLELGLLGRETDEVAGEVRQNAAAIEGWLEQGVLDDTDDWRSEYTLISERFGIKGRCDALRRGMPVELKTGKNTNRDPRFQDKIQAACYALLLQERDVPADTGTLLYTKNSALDRTEESGDLSPAKEFSIAKGLLEFVVRTRNEIAAMEFDMGVPTGYEANAKCQYCFEKDTCMVVSGRLGQESKAGQIGTPIPEHEREYFDRKYREIEKERRATHAEYAKLWKQTAEERADDDRALIGLEPAGQTQIEGERWELRAKKTDDAVSKIREGDVVLASDGHPVDGHGELARVKKLGTEIVVTTDEPVELHRLDVYPSELSADRMLTALHDALLKGDPRRKAVLFGEQEPEFAEQNEAYIQNNESQNAAVNLAVNAEDCALIHGPPGTGKTYTIARTIRALVEDDNRVLLSAFTNRAVDNALEALREQGFEDIVRVGTENGVREDMQDVRLEYGGDPGTRAAELKQASVVAATTATCGSRIMREQAFDVALVDEASQLTEPATLAAINLAERFVLVGDHHQLPPVVRAENSESHSAESANDEAVSGDLSESLFERLVEQYPDASVMLERQYRMAQQIQAFSSQEFYDGVLRPANGEVAGQRLADIPGVDTEALPVELDGWVTFADSGGKAVGNTNPGEAERVKELVSQFAEAGVNHEDIGVIAPFRAQVAEISRRVPDSVAVDTVDRFQGSSKEAIIVSFVATGDLDSPIFDDYRRVNVALTRAKKALVLVGDETALRSAPLYDRMVDWAT, encoded by the coding sequence GTGAATATACGGGGGACTGTCGCCGAGCCGGGCGAGGTACGAACCGTGACCACTCGGTACGGCGAGCGCGAACTCGCGGAAATACTCGTCAAACCGGACGATGACGCGCCGAAGACGGTGACGCTGTGGGGCAAGTGGACGGAGAGCGCGGAACTCCTCGAAGAAGGCATGGAACTGCTGGTAACGGACGCCGAGGAGTCCGAGTTCGACGGAGAAGCGACCTACGCGACGAGCAAGGAATCCTACGTCGTGGTCGAACCCGGCTTTCTGGTGAACGTGACCGACGTTCGCTCGTGGGTGCAGTGCCCCCGGATGTACTATCTGAACAAACTGTCCGGAATCCCACTCAACTATCCGGTCATCAAAGGGACAATCGTCCACGAGGTGTTCGGCGACCTACTCCGGGGGCGGGAGTTGGACGACTCGATAGACGAACGGGTCGAGGAAGCGGGCCTCGAACTCGGCCTGCTCGGACGCGAAACCGACGAAGTCGCGGGCGAAGTGCGCCAGAACGCCGCCGCAATCGAGGGGTGGCTCGAACAGGGCGTGCTGGACGACACGGACGACTGGCGAAGCGAATACACGCTCATCAGCGAGCGATTCGGCATCAAAGGACGATGCGACGCCCTCCGGCGCGGGATGCCGGTCGAGTTGAAGACTGGCAAGAACACGAACCGCGACCCGCGATTTCAGGACAAGATTCAGGCGGCCTGCTACGCCCTGCTCCTGCAAGAGCGCGACGTTCCGGCGGACACGGGAACCCTGCTCTACACGAAAAACTCCGCCTTGGACAGAACCGAGGAATCCGGCGACCTCTCGCCCGCGAAGGAGTTCTCGATTGCGAAGGGCCTGCTCGAATTCGTCGTCAGAACCCGCAACGAAATCGCGGCGATGGAGTTCGACATGGGCGTTCCGACGGGCTACGAGGCGAACGCGAAGTGCCAGTACTGTTTCGAGAAGGACACCTGTATGGTCGTCTCGGGCCGCCTCGGACAGGAGTCGAAAGCCGGGCAAATCGGCACGCCGATTCCGGAACACGAGCGCGAGTACTTCGACCGAAAGTACCGGGAAATCGAGAAAGAACGACGGGCAACCCACGCGGAGTACGCCAAACTGTGGAAGCAGACGGCAGAAGAACGCGCGGACGACGACCGCGCACTCATCGGTTTGGAACCCGCGGGACAAACCCAAATCGAGGGGGAGCGCTGGGAACTCCGCGCGAAAAAGACGGACGACGCGGTTTCGAAGATTCGAGAGGGCGACGTGGTGCTGGCCAGCGACGGGCACCCGGTTGACGGCCACGGCGAACTGGCGCGAGTGAAGAAATTGGGAACAGAAATCGTCGTCACGACCGACGAACCGGTCGAACTGCACCGACTCGACGTGTATCCCTCGGAACTGTCCGCGGACAGGATGCTCACCGCGCTTCACGACGCTCTTTTGAAGGGCGACCCGCGACGGAAAGCCGTCCTGTTCGGGGAGCAAGAACCCGAGTTTGCGGAGCAAAACGAAGCCTACATCCAGAACAACGAATCGCAGAACGCGGCAGTCAATTTGGCGGTCAACGCCGAGGACTGTGCCCTCATTCACGGCCCACCGGGTACCGGAAAAACCTACACCATCGCACGGACGATTCGGGCGCTGGTTGAGGACGACAACCGGGTTTTACTCTCGGCGTTCACGAATCGCGCGGTGGACAACGCGCTGGAAGCCCTGCGGGAACAAGGCTTCGAAGACATCGTTCGCGTCGGCACGGAAAACGGCGTTCGTGAGGATATGCAGGACGTTCGATTGGAGTACGGCGGCGACCCCGGAACGCGCGCCGCGGAACTCAAACAGGCGAGCGTCGTCGCCGCGACGACCGCGACCTGTGGCTCGCGTATCATGCGCGAACAGGCCTTCGACGTGGCACTCGTGGACGAAGCCTCGCAGTTGACCGAACCGGCGACTCTCGCGGCAATCAACCTCGCGGAGCGGTTCGTTCTGGTCGGCGACCATCACCAACTGCCGCCTGTCGTGAGAGCGGAAAACTCGGAGTCACACTCCGCGGAAAGCGCGAACGATGAAGCCGTGAGCGGCGACCTTTCCGAATCGCTGTTCGAACGACTCGTGGAACAGTATCCCGACGCATCGGTCATGCTCGAACGTCAGTATCGGATGGCCCAGCAGATTCAGGCGTTTTCGTCGCAGGAGTTCTACGACGGGGTGCTTCGCCCTGCAAACGGCGAGGTCGCTGGCCAGCGACTCGCCGACATCCCCGGAGTCGATACGGAAGCGCTTCCGGTGGAACTCGACGGCTGGGTAACGTTCGCCGATTCCGGCGGGAAGGCGGTCGGCAACACGAATCCGGGAGAGGCAGAGCGCGTGAAAGAACTCGTGTCCCAGTTCGCGGAGGCAGGCGTCAATCACGAAGACATCGGCGTCATTGCGCCGTTCCGGGCGCAGGTCGCGGAAATCTCGCGCCGGGTTCCGGATTCGGTCGCGGTCGATACGGTGGACAGGTTCCAAGGGTCGAGCAAGGAGGCCATCATCGTTTCCTTTGTTGCGACAGGTGATTTGGACAGTCCGATTTTCGACGACTATCGCCGGGTGAACGTCGCGCTCACTCGGGCGAAAAAAGCTCTCGTCCTCGTCGGCGACGAAACCGCCCTCCGCTCTGCTCCGCTGTACGACCGAATGGTCGATTGGGCGACGTGA
- a CDS encoding lactate racemase domain-containing protein, producing the protein MNLGNLSNLSLPDCDVTVLEPPGGSAIDPREAAEEAVETPHGPLLSEIVSPDETVAIVVTDVTRATPDDILLDVLLSELKEAGVPRNQITVVIGLGLHRPMSDEEIADALGEHADLAENHDADSVVEVGRVESGDDEIPIELNPTVADADRVLSTGMVEPHQYAGFSGGAKTVAIGAGGESLIRYTHGPEMLAHDGVRLGRIEDNPFRETLNSAGDVIGVDFCLNVTHGPSGILGASAGHHRDVVFNLAETAKEVLSVQVEEQFDAVVAGVPDTKATNLYQASRAATYVVLGDRNPLRSGGRVVVPAELPEGAGEGRGERRFYDRLADAEDAGSLYEAMRAGYEPGAQRAFVVARALRDHDVYVTGSEHPEIVEDCLMYARESILDAVEPGSEVLVVPNALETLLVE; encoded by the coding sequence GTGAACCTTGGCAATCTCTCGAATCTCTCGCTTCCAGACTGCGACGTGACCGTTCTCGAACCTCCCGGCGGAAGCGCAATTGACCCCCGTGAGGCCGCCGAGGAGGCGGTCGAAACTCCACACGGGCCACTGCTTTCCGAAATCGTCTCACCCGACGAAACCGTCGCAATCGTCGTCACGGACGTGACTCGCGCGACCCCGGACGATATTCTGTTGGACGTGCTTCTCTCGGAACTCAAAGAGGCGGGCGTTCCCCGAAACCAAATCACGGTCGTCATCGGCCTCGGTTTGCACCGGCCAATGTCCGACGAGGAAATCGCGGACGCTCTCGGCGAACACGCAGACCTCGCCGAGAACCACGACGCCGATTCCGTGGTCGAAGTCGGCCGGGTGGAATCGGGCGACGACGAAATCCCAATCGAACTGAACCCGACTGTCGCGGACGCTGACCGCGTGCTTTCGACGGGGATGGTCGAACCCCACCAGTACGCGGGCTTTTCCGGCGGGGCGAAGACGGTGGCAATCGGCGCGGGTGGCGAATCGCTCATTCGCTACACGCACGGGCCGGAGATGCTCGCGCACGACGGTGTCCGACTGGGTCGAATCGAGGACAATCCTTTCCGCGAAACGCTCAATTCGGCGGGCGACGTAATCGGCGTCGATTTCTGTCTGAACGTTACACACGGGCCGAGCGGGATTCTCGGAGCAAGTGCAGGGCACCACCGCGATGTGGTTTTCAACCTCGCAGAAACCGCGAAAGAAGTACTGTCGGTTCAGGTCGAAGAACAATTCGACGCAGTCGTCGCGGGCGTTCCGGACACGAAAGCGACCAATCTCTATCAAGCCTCGCGCGCCGCGACCTACGTCGTCCTCGGCGACCGAAATCCACTGCGTTCTGGCGGTCGCGTCGTCGTCCCCGCCGAACTTCCTGAGGGTGCGGGTGAAGGTCGTGGCGAACGGCGGTTTTACGACCGACTCGCCGACGCCGAGGACGCCGGGTCGTTGTACGAAGCGATGCGCGCAGGATACGAACCGGGCGCACAGCGGGCGTTCGTCGTGGCGCGCGCGCTGCGCGACCACGACGTGTACGTGACGGGAAGCGAGCATCCGGAAATCGTTGAAGACTGCTTGATGTACGCCCGCGAGTCGATTTTGGACGCAGTCGAACCCGGAAGCGAGGTGCTGGTCGTGCCGAACGCACTGGAAACGCTGTTGGTGGAGTAA